In Platichthys flesus chromosome 20, fPlaFle2.1, whole genome shotgun sequence, a single genomic region encodes these proteins:
- the si:ch211-183d21.1 gene encoding uncharacterized protein si:ch211-183d21.1, with protein sequence MRGAAEEWKLTLTTLSPRTGGHFCFDTEAVGRSSGSTRLFRGFLKMAVSFAHLACLCLVVAIVRGEPCLIISEINADNPRLDTTEFVELYHTSGQRASLDGYTLVFYNGNGNVAYKVLDLKDHSTDDRGFFLVGSVDMVPKPAILLPPNTVQNGPDAIVLYHTAAGRYNEKMDVTAVGMVDAVVYMTRRTGGAEFLAETLTPGEPAFVEDETTLEGDESIERCLMSEDRWGFQVSSPSPGQRNNCTPPAAPLTSPVITELKLGGGQVDGFVELTDAPAAGPLVLVVLDGKTDLVSVSVDVNVETSRNWLISMRIEKNYMKGDESGAVAVYSGRASDFPVGSPLSEIQPLDAFVFAGPGKKPSANLTETLIPGRQPYQLSNSLREGGFDLSRCGVASWPRDPGVFWEAPQTPGLPNQCPWPKICPHSILIPGGGDSQSHIPPWGNSDFLINELNTDTPGAAEDGEYIELWHPSGRRVSLQGIWILLFSAHNNKPYREISLSGHFTTSKGYFLLGSDRLVPAPSLRLPPNTIQNGPDAVALYRSPYGPPSATQRGIPTKGLLDAVVYRQRGSDKEAQELSNALTPGQLPLLEDPEVLPGDESLSRCRGLYPHDLSAFSVAPPTPLRENSCPRPPPAPEGVVISEVASGHWTDHNQQRAFVELHGPPMTDLQGLVLSVFDQERSGTVIALPLTGSIDQDGFYVVGNVTGADQSFLPGSTVPAQGAVVLCYDLFSVCRAGTALTNSSLRDMIVFSENQQLLSSLSTTRGRQVIPALRSVEDGAVSLSRCSCCEVRSPSSWTSSSPTPHSTNLCPSPAFSSHIDLCLGPLSSDWQEESGDCSSLIQGKRVADVANYLEKRCHCGITALYLQGANFSCVSGWLRVWGNVQALSDHQKALIIQTSHINPSSAQGDVCSSPTTGRYTSTASTLGLQIGLIIAVLLLLGLGAALFTYFYRRRRPLDYYTMELSEHAEGLSDL encoded by the exons ATGAGGGGAGCGGCGGAGGAGTGGAAACTAACTTTAACAACATTATCCCCGCGGACGGgtggacatttttgttttgacacCGAAGCGGTGGGACGGAGCAGCGGGAGCACACG GCTTTTTAGAGGATTTTTAAAAATGGCAGTGAGTTTTGCCCACCTGGCCTGTCTCTGCCTGGTGGTGGCGATAGTCAGGGGTGAACCCTGCCTCATCATCAGCGAGATCAACGCCGACAACCCGAGACTGGATACCACTGAGTTTGTGGAGCTGTATCACACCAGTGGACAACGGGCTTCGCTGGATGGCTACACCCTTGTCTTCTATAACGGGAATGGAAATGTAGCCTACAAGGTGCTGGATCTCAAAGACCACAGCACAGACGACAGAGGTTTCTTCCTGGTGGGCTCAGTGGACATGGTGCCCAAACCCGCAATCCTCCTGCCTCCCAATACAGTCCAGAACGGCCCGGACGCCATTGTCCTCTACCACACAGCCGCTGGTCGCTACAATGAGAAGATGGACGTCACGGCAGTCGGGATGGTGGATGCCGTCGTGTACATGACTCGCCGGACTGGGGGTGCAGAGTTCCTCGCTGAGACGCTGACACCTGGAGAGCCAGCCTTCGTCGAGGACGAGACAACACTTGAGGGAGATGAGTCAATCGAGAGGTGCCTGATGTCCGAAGACAGGTGGGGCTTTCAGGTGTCCTCGCCATCCCCAGGTCAGCGAAACAACTGCACCCCGCCGGCTGCCCCACTAACCAGTCCTGTCATCACTGAGCTGAAGCTGGGAGGAGGGCAGGTGGACGGGTTTGTGGAGCTCACGGACGCTCCAGCCGCAGGTCCTCTGGTGCTGGTTGTGTTGGATGGGAAAACAGACTTGgtcagtgtgagtgtggatgTGAATGTGGAGACCTCCAGGAACTGGCTGATCTCCATGAGGATAGAGAAGAATTACATGAAAG GAGATGAGTCTGGGGCAGTAGCTGTTTACAGTGGCAGAGCCTCAGACTTCCCTGTGGGCAGTCCACTGAGTGAGATTCAGCCTTTAGATGCGTTTGTATTTGCCGGACCCGGAAAAAAGCCAAGTGCCAACCTCACCGAGACTCTCATCCCAGGCAGACAGCCGTACCAACTCAGCAACAG TTTGAGAGAAGGAGGTTTCGACCTGAGTCGTTGTGGTGTGGCTTCCTGGCCCAGAGATCCCGGTGTCTTCTGGGAGGCTCCACAAACTCCTGGGCTGCCCAACCAGTGCCCCTGGCCAAAGATCTGCCCTCACAGTATAT TAattccaggaggaggagactcaCAGTCTCACATCCCACCATGGGGGAACAGCGACTTCCTCATCAATGAGCTGAACACTGATACACCCGGTGCAGCTGAGGATGGCGAGTACATCGAGCTTTGGCACCCGTCAGGTCGTCGAGTCTCGCTGCAGGGGATCTGGATCTTGCTGTTCAGTGCCCACAACAACAAACCCTACAGGGAGATCAGCCTGAGTGGACACTTCACCACTTCCAAGGGCTACTTTCTGCTTGGCAGTGATAGGCTGGTGCCGGCTCCATCGCTTCGTCTGCCTCCAAACACCATCCAGAACGGGCCAGACGCTGTGGCGCTCTACCGCAGCCCGTATGGCCCACCGTCGGCCACGCAGAGGGGGATTCCCACTAAAGGCCTACTGGATGCAGTGGTGTACCGGCAGAGAGGCTCTGATAAAGAGGCGCAGGAGCTGAGCAACGCTCTGACCCCGGGACAGCTGCCTCTGTTGGAGGATCCAGAAGTTCTGCCTGGGGATGAGTCTCTCAGCCGCTGTCGGGGCCTTTACCCTCATGACCTATCTGCTTTTTCA GTGGCTCCACCTACCCCTCTGAGGGAGAACAGCTGCCCCCGCCCACCTCCAGCCCCTGAAGGTGTGGTCATCAGTGAGGTCGCCAGTGGCCACTGGACCGATCACAACCAGCAGAGAGCCTTTGTGGAGCTGCATGGGCCCCCCATGACAGACCTGCAAGGCCTGGTGCTCTCTGTGTTTGACCAGGAGCGCAGCGGCACCGTCATCGCCCTTCCTCTGACTGGATCTATTGATCAGGATGGATTCTACGTAGTTGGAAATGTCACCGGAGCAG ATCAGAGTTTCCTGCCGGGCTCGACGGTGCCGGCACAAGGAGCGGTCGTCCTGTGCTATGACCTGTTCAGTGTCTGCAGAGCTGGCACCGCTCTGACCAACTCCAGTCTCAGAGACATGATTGTGTTCAGTGAaaaccagcagctgctctcCTCCCTGTCCACCACCAGAGGGAGACAAGTCATTCCAGCACTCAG gtcagTGGAGGATGGTGCCGTCTCGCTCAGCCGCTGTTCGTGCTGTGAGGTGAGAAGCCCCTCCTCCTGGACAAGCTCCTCCCCAACGCCCCACAGCACCAACCTCTGCCCGAGCCCCGCCTTCTCCAGTCACATTGACCTTTGCCTTGGACCCCTGTCCAGTGACTGGCAGGAGGAATCAGGAG ACTGCAGTAGTCTGATTCAGGGGAAGAGGGTCGCTGATGTGGCCAACTACCTGGAGAAGAGGTGTCACTGTGGCATTACTGCCTTGTATCTCCAAG GAGCCAacttctcctgtgtgtctggTTGGCTGCGAGTGTGGGGGAACGTCCAGGCTCTGTCAGACCATCAGAAGGCCCTCATCATCCAGACGTCGCACATTAATCCCTCATCTGCTCAGGGGGACGTCTGTTCTTCTCCAACCACGGGCCGTTACACAAGCACAG CGTCGACCCTGGGTTTACAGATCGGACTGATAAtagcagtgctgctgctgctgggactcGGAGCTGCTCTGTTCACATATTTCTACAGGAGGAG GCGTCCTCTGGACTACTACACCATGGAGCTGAGTGAACACGCAGAGGGACTGTCCGATCTATAA